In the genome of Phragmites australis chromosome 9, lpPhrAust1.1, whole genome shotgun sequence, the window GGGCAAGCACAGTACAGAAAAAGCATCAGCTTTGCTACTAAATGTTACCAATCCAAAGGTCAAAATGGATGTGATCGACTGGACAGAATTATTTTGGCGGGAAAGCGAGAGCTTAGCTAGGTGAGGCATCGAATCGTATATATTGTCTGTGTTACAATCGATGGGAATCAGGAGGAGTTGGAGTTAATCGGAGAGGATTAGCtacttgttcagttgttctcTCCTTATCTCATCAGTACAAGATGCTGGTCCTTGGCGTTACTTGCAGCTTTGCTGTTGCTTGATAGATGGTGTTTCTATACCAGTAGCACTGTTCTACTGTGAGATGCGATGAGATGAGGAGGCCTGCATTATTGGTTGCACCAGAACATACGAAAGGGATCAAAAGGTGAAAATAACATTACAGATTTACAACCCTGCAAGCATGGGATTGCTGCCGATGGATGGATAGATGCTGCAGTGCTGAAATGAGAACGACTTCACTGCGTGGAGAATCAAGAAGTGGAGTTTCTGCGGTTCGATTTGGTACCCCAAAATCTTGATTTCTGACCGGTCGGAAAATGGTGGTGCTTACATGTCGTTATTTCTTAAGATTCATATCAGTTTCTCAAGcagaaataaaaacaagaaGTCCATTTCTCCCAGCAGCTCGGCCAAACCAGCCCACCAACTCCTCTCGGCCCATGTAGATTTTGTCCAGTTACATCGATCTCACTTTATCCCATCCGCTGCAAGAGTTGGGCTTGGGCAACCCACAAACACATTGCATGGGTTGCGCCACATCTGGGCTGCGGCGATACACAGTCCAGGCAATGAGGTTTCGGCGGTGGCAAAGATTTTCTCCCTCTTCGCCTATTGAACTGATAAGAATAGATACTATACTTAATCTTAGCTAAAAGGCTAAAAAAGGTATTGGGGCCGCGTAGATTACATTTCACAACTCGTGGAACAGGTTCTCCCGTTTCGTAACATCACAGGGATAAGGGGCGAGGACATTTGTTTACGTGAAAATCTTTAGTGTAAATAAGtaaattaatataaatatataaataatgaATATCGTTCATTTGATTCTTATATGAAGACTACAGTTGATCTCAATATTCCATCAATAAAGAGATTGATTTGCAAAAAAACCTATATAGCTATAAAATATTATGAAATAACTTTTTCACTGATAAAATGGTAAGAACGATTGTAGTTTTTTGATAGAGATCAAAAGAATAGCATTCATTATTTGTACACTAGTTTGCGCCTAAAATTTCAAGGCGCTTGATGTCTCGCCCATGTTCGTTGGAGAACAAGATGGCCTAGGGATCGGAGCAGCTTGATACCATCACGTGAGTTGAGCAATCCACGAAGATACACACACGGCAAACCTATATTAGGGCAGAGACAAGGAGGGGTATGCATCATGCAAGCATATACTGCAGCATGCATGTACCGGTGTTCcctatgcatgcatgtactctTTTTCATCATGCATTTATGTATGTGCTTAGTACTTACTACCTCTTTTATTAAATAGATATCTTCCTAAAATACATATAATCAAACTTTAGAAATTTCAATtactaatatacataaaactaTTATGATTTAACAtgtgaaaataatagtaataaatttgttataaaaaatattttattattatctaatttttatcaacttttatcaaGAGTTAGTTATCAAAAGTAATAGCCAAACATGCTTATTGAAGACCGTATCAATATCCTAAAcgacaagtaaaagagaacaGAGACAGTATTAGATGATCATGAGATAACTAGTGACAGCCAGATATATATCTACTGAAGCAATGTTTAGAGTCTATCGCTTGCGTAATCATGAATTATGGTGTTGTTTAATTCTTAAAAGAATAATCCAATTAATTAAGAATCCAAATATCTTACAAGTTTATactaaaagataaatatattttgcATCAACAGGTGAAAACCAAAGGAAAAAGAGCTCATGGACATACAAActcatttttatctattatctatattttaagtattatattttttttaatatcaccAAGTATAATTAATTTACTACGTATAGTAATTGTGAATACATGTAACGAAGTGTTTTTTATTGCCAAACTTTACCAAATTTAAAGTGCTTATCTTTTATTGACTTGAGCTTTAGTTATTTTTAGTTATAGAGATTTTTTATAAACTTATATGGTATGTCTATATTGAACTAGCAAAGACAATATCATAACGTTGAATAGATAAATCATTCGTTATAGGAAAGGACATATATTTGTTAATGTGCACGAATTTgtgtataaataaaaaagatattttAATCTGTTCATGAGACATATCCATCGCAAGACGCCAAGACGTGTATTTTATTCTTTAAAAAAAGCTTCTTAAACCGATTCAAATTTGTCTCAGCCCCTCCTAGTCCAATCTTGACTCCGCCCCTACCTATATATAAACAGGGCAACCAGAGAGTGTGCAGGGATGGCCGGTACGCATGACTGTGAACAAATACATGGCAGAACAACAGGTGAACAAACGCTACAAATTGTAGTCAGCTAGTCGTCCGAACGGCCTCGCGACGAGCCGGAGGGGCACCCGCCTCGGCGTGGTCACCGCGAGTGCGTCCGACATGTCGAGCAGCACGTCCACGAAGTCCTCCTGCTCGGCGTCGCTGTCGTCACCACGCTGTCGCTCGTGCTCCTCGAGCATCTTCTCCAGCAGCTCGTCCCGGCGCCTGAAGTCCCTCCACGCCCTCACGCCGGCGCCGGACAGCGCCGCATCCGCCCACTCCAGCGCCGAGAAGTAGTCCCCCACGCAGAACCCGCCCAGAAGCGTCGTGTTCTCCTCGATCAGCTCCCGGAACAGCTCGCTCCTCCTACCCTCCTCCCGTGATACCCTCCCGAACACCGTCCGGTAGATCACCTCGTTCGCGAAGCCGTACAGCGCCTTGCTCccgtccaccgccacgccaGAGGAGGAAGCG includes:
- the LOC133928100 gene encoding 3-hydroxyindolin-2-one monooxygenase-like gives rise to the protein MQEREVAALVQVIRDRASSSGVAVDGSKALYGFANEVIYRTVFGRVSREEGRRSELFRELIEENTTLLGGFCVGDYFSALEWADAALSGAGVRAWRDFRRRDELLEKMLEEHERQRGDDSDAEQEDFVDVLLDMSDALAVTTPRRVPLRLVARPFGRLADYNL